In Flavobacterium sp. CS20, a single window of DNA contains:
- a CDS encoding glycosyltransferase, whose protein sequence is MKKIKVLHISETFVTGVYTYIQSICAFTAQNSNIETHIIYSPNREGTDQLNFKKDFSPDTKLVVLPMQREVSFLKDYKSLQHLKKAIKQIKPDVIHLHSSKAGVLGRIARKS, encoded by the coding sequence ATGAAAAAAATTAAAGTATTACACATTTCTGAAACTTTTGTCACAGGAGTTTATACTTACATTCAATCTATTTGTGCTTTTACAGCCCAAAATTCAAATATTGAAACGCATATTATTTATAGTCCAAACCGCGAAGGCACGGATCAACTTAATTTTAAAAAAGATTTTTCGCCTGACACAAAATTAGTAGTGCTTCCCATGCAAAGAGAAGTTTCTTTTTTGAAAGATTACAAAAGTTTGCAACACCTTAAAAAAGCCATAAAACAAATAAAACCCGATGTCATTCATTTACACTCATCAAAAGCAGGAGTTTTGGGGCGAATAGCAAGAAAATCTTAG